In Chitinophagaceae bacterium, the genomic window AATATGGCGGTAGCCGAAAAAATAAATATTTCCTGGGTGGGGATTTACCTGCGCATCAATAATAAAATAATGGATAAGATTATTTATAAGATGCGCTCTAAAAGAGGTACTGTACTGGTTGCGGCTCATGAATTTGTAACCTTACGAAATGCTGTTTTTAACCAGCAATATGCAATTGGGCTGGCAGCCGACCAAAACCCCGGGAACCTTACAAATGTTTATTGGTTGAATTACTTTAATAAACCTGCCCCCTTTTTTTCCGGTCCCGATAAATCGGCAAGAAACAGCAATATTGCAGTGGTATTTGTAGATATGGTAAAAGTAAAAAGGGGATACTACAAATTTGTTCCTGAAGTTTTTTCAAAAGACGGGTCTCTGCTAAATGAAAAAGAGTTTACTTTAAAATACCGGGATTTTATGGAGCGCATTATTCGTAAACAGCCAGCAAATTATTTGTGGAGCCATAAGCGGTGGAAATGGGGATACAGGGAGGGTTATAAATGGATTGATGGCACACCGGAGCCAGCTTTTGAGGATGTACGGAGCCAATATTATTCACCTTAAAATCAGCTTTGCCGTAACACAGTTTTACGCTGTACCATAAATGCTTACCGGCTGAAAAAAGAAAAGATATTTCAGCGAAGCTTCAACTCTGTTTCTTACACCAATTTTTTTATAAATATTTTTCAGGTGCTGCCTTACTGTATGGGGAGAAAGAAAATTTTGTTTGGCAATCTCCTGGTCAAATAAACCCATACTTACCAGGGCAAGAATTTCAATTTCCCTGTTGCTAAGTTCGTTACTCAATGAGGTTTTCATTTTTTAAAAATTTTAGGGTACAAAGATGAAAGGGATATTCAATCAAAACAACGTGAAAAACACCCAATTTTAGGAGGGTGTTTTAACGGTAGAAAACTTTCTAAAGCTTTGGGAAATAAAGCCAGGTTCCTGTTCTGGGCAAACTAATTTAAAACGGTTTTATCTGTTTCCTTAACTATGTTTTGCTGTTGTGCAATTTTTTCCCAACCACCCAGTACATTTCTTAAATTATGAAGACCTTGTTTTTTAAAAATAGAAGCTGAAATAACGCTCCTGTATCCACCGGCGCAATGGATGTATAAATTTTGGGAATCCTCAAAATTTGCCAGTTGTGCAGGGTCGGTTATTTCATGCAGCGGAAGGTTAATAGCTCCTTTTATATGGCCATTGCCAAATTCAGTTTCCCTACGAACATCTACAATACATAAATTGGGGTCGTGCGGTATATCCATTGCCAGTTCATCGGCTTCTACATCTATTATCATATCAATGGGTTCACCGGCATCTTTCCATGTGGGAAACCCATTGTGCAAAAATCCATCCATTTTATTAAACCCAACCCTGGCAAGCCTTACCACCGATTCTTCTTCCTTGCCCTCCGTGGTTACCAGTATTATATTTTTATCAAAAGGTAAAAGGCTCCCTGCCCATTCGGCAAACCTGCCTTCGAGGCCAATAAATACCGATCCGGGAATAAAACCCTGTGTAAATTCTGTAGCATTCCGTGTATCGAGTATAATACTTCCTTCTGTTGCCTTTGCCTTAAAGCTGTTAATATCTAAAGCCAACATTCCCCGCATTTTTACATCTTCCAGTTTATCATAACCCTTTTGATTAATTTTTGCATTAACTGCAAAATATACGGGTGCCTCCTGTAAGCCGCTGGTAATGGTTTTAATAAATTGTTCTGCAGTTTGCGGCTGCAGCGCATAATTGGATTTCTTTTCTTCCCCAATAGTACTAAAAGTGTTGGGACCAAGGTTTTTACCACAGCTGCTTCCAGGCCCATGTGCAGGGTACACAATAATGTGGTCTTCCAGGGGTAAAATTTTAGACTGTATCGTTGCATACAGTACCGCAGCAAGTTCTTCGCTGCTCATATTTCCACTGCTTAAATCGGGCCTGCCTACGTCTCCTACAAATAAAGTATCGCCGGTAAAAATTGTATGGTTTTTCCCGCTTTCATCTTTTAATAAATAGCAACAACTTTCCAAAGTATGGCCAGGCGTGTGTAAAACTTCAATAGTTATTTTTCCAAGGTTAAAAACTTCGCCGTCTTTTGCATTATAGGTTTTATAAGCCGTTACTGCTCCCGGGCCAAATACAATAGTAGCACCAGTTTCATGGGCAAGGTCAATATGGCCACTTACAAAGTCGGCATGAAAATGCGTTTCAAAAATGTATTTAATTTGGGCATTACGCTCCCTGGCCATTTCCAAATACAGGTTTGTATCCCTTAAGGGATCAATTATAGCCGCTACTCCTTCGCTCTCAATATAATAAGCAGCTTCGCTAAGGCACCCTGTATAGAGTTGTTGAATATACATTTATATAAAATTTATTAAAATAATTAAGTAGTAAACAAAAAGCGAGCCTTAGCCCGCTTTGCATCCAGTAAAAACAATTTTTTTTAAGCAACAAGTTGCTCAACTATATCCCCAACTTGTTCAACTCTTTTATAATTTACAGTGTAGTAAATAAATTTTCCATCTCTTTCTGTATTTACAAAACCGGCTTTACGCAGAATTGCTAAATGCTGAGAAGCAACGGATTGCTCAAGGCGCATTTTTATATAAATCTCTGTAACGGTAATTTTCTTCTCCGTTTCTATCAAATGTAAAATCTGTTGCCTTAATTTGTGGTTAAGGGCACGCAATACCAATGCAGCCTTTTTTAAGTTGTGGTAATTAATTTTTAATGCCTCTGAGTTTACGTTAACCAACGTATTCTCAGGTTCTTGTAAATGAGTGGTAACCGTCATAGGTTTGTAATTTTTAAATGCTTGAACAATTATTTAAGTTGCAAATATACAAAAAAGCTGCTATTTATTTTAATATAATATTGTTAAAATAAAAAATATGTGCCTTTATTTTCCGTAGAAATCCTTAATATAAAATGGCTCTGATAAAGCCAGGCTAGCAAATTTGCGCTCATAAAAATTTGAATATGAAAGCATTGCCATTGATGACGGAAAATGTTCTGTTGGGTCGGTAATATGATATTTACTATTTGGGAAAATTTTTGAAATTTTGATTGCCCCGGTGCCCATAAAAAATACTTTATTAGCGAAATTCATAATGTAATTTAAAAATCCTTCATTGATTATTTCAGCTTTGGGAGCAATTATTTCTTTAAGTGAAGGGCTGTATAGAGCAGTAAAAACCTCCATTCTCCTTGCATCTATCATGGGACATAAATAAGCATCCTTTTCTGTTGAATGTTTTACTGCTGCATGTCCAATCATAGCTAATGAGTTAATGGTAATGAGTGGTAAGTTTAATGCATAACATAACCCTTTTGCAGCGCTCATTCCCACCCTTAAGCCGGTGTAAGAGCCTGGCCCGGCAACAACTGCTACGGCATTAATTTTTTGGTTAGGTAAATTATCAAGGAGTGATTTTATTGCTGTATGTAAAAATGCAGCATGCTTGTTTTGGGTTTCATTTTTTTGTAAAGCAAAGATTAGTCCATTTTCTGCAATGGAAACAGTAGCTATTTGTTCTGAAGTATCAATATTGAGGATGAGGCTCATAAATTACATTCTTTTACCAGCAATGGCGCTGGAAGGTAGCGTTCATCTGAATTTGATAAGTTGGAGAGCAAAAAATAAATATTTTTCCTCCCTATTTTTTCGCACCATTCAAATGGCCCGTATGGATAATTGGTGCCAAGCCTCATAGCAATATCTATTTCTCCTTTTGTGCTTACGCCTTCGGCTAAGGCAATGTAAGCTTCATTAATAATTAAAGCTATTATCCTTGCACTAATAAAACCCGGAACATCACTGCAAAAAATTGGCTCTTTACCCAAATGATGAAAAAGGTTCAAAATCCCTGGAGTGGTTTCACCAGAAATTTCCCATTTAGTTTTTTCTAAAAAACCATTCCAATCAT contains:
- a CDS encoding helix-turn-helix transcriptional regulator, with protein sequence MTVTTHLQEPENTLVNVNSEALKINYHNLKKAALVLRALNHKLRQQILHLIETEKKITVTEIYIKMRLEQSVASQHLAILRKAGFVNTERDGKFIYYTVNYKRVEQVGDIVEQLVA
- a CDS encoding helix-turn-helix transcriptional regulator; this encodes MKTSLSNELSNREIEILALVSMGLFDQEIAKQNFLSPHTVRQHLKNIYKKIGVRNRVEASLKYLFFFQPVSIYGTA
- the tsaB gene encoding tRNA (adenosine(37)-N6)-threonylcarbamoyltransferase complex dimerization subunit type 1 TsaB is translated as MSLILNIDTSEQIATVSIAENGLIFALQKNETQNKHAAFLHTAIKSLLDNLPNQKINAVAVVAGPGSYTGLRVGMSAAKGLCYALNLPLITINSLAMIGHAAVKHSTEKDAYLCPMIDARRMEVFTALYSPSLKEIIAPKAEIINEGFLNYIMNFANKVFFMGTGAIKISKIFPNSKYHITDPTEHFPSSMAMLSYSNFYERKFASLALSEPFYIKDFYGK
- a CDS encoding lipid A biosynthesis acyltransferase encodes the protein MYYIVYGLLYCFSLLPFFILYGISDFVAFILYSVMGYRKKVVLVNLGIAFPEKPEKERRQIAKQFYRNFTDTFIETLKLLSLSNNQISHRGIIDITDVQPLIESGKNIQFMGGHQMNWEFVNMAVAEKINISWVGIYLRINNKIMDKIIYKMRSKRGTVLVAAHEFVTLRNAVFNQQYAIGLAADQNPGNLTNVYWLNYFNKPAPFFSGPDKSARNSNIAVVFVDMVKVKRGYYKFVPEVFSKDGSLLNEKEFTLKYRDFMERIIRKQPANYLWSHKRWKWGYREGYKWIDGTPEPAFEDVRSQYYSP
- a CDS encoding MBL fold metallo-hydrolase — its product is MYIQQLYTGCLSEAAYYIESEGVAAIIDPLRDTNLYLEMARERNAQIKYIFETHFHADFVSGHIDLAHETGATIVFGPGAVTAYKTYNAKDGEVFNLGKITIEVLHTPGHTLESCCYLLKDESGKNHTIFTGDTLFVGDVGRPDLSSGNMSSEELAAVLYATIQSKILPLEDHIIVYPAHGPGSSCGKNLGPNTFSTIGEEKKSNYALQPQTAEQFIKTITSGLQEAPVYFAVNAKINQKGYDKLEDVKMRGMLALDINSFKAKATEGSIILDTRNATEFTQGFIPGSVFIGLEGRFAEWAGSLLPFDKNIILVTTEGKEEESVVRLARVGFNKMDGFLHNGFPTWKDAGEPIDMIIDVEADELAMDIPHDPNLCIVDVRRETEFGNGHIKGAINLPLHEITDPAQLANFEDSQNLYIHCAGGYRSVISASIFKKQGLHNLRNVLGGWEKIAQQQNIVKETDKTVLN